The following are encoded together in the Leptospiraceae bacterium genome:
- the gspE gene encoding type II secretion system ATPase GspE — translation MRKSLGEILLNNGSITEKELNESLKTQQKNQLPLGQIIQKKGFAGEVDIMRALAELHNIDFIEKIEFSGYEEIYHTIPYKLIQKSKIVPFHYENKTVTIAVCNPSDLHPMDEIKFFLKGHSVKFVLAPEPEILRIIHAHFDKTASDAKDMMEEMVDGELSEFSDLDSDALDLTNEAPIIKMVNVILSQAVTERASDIHIESYEKTVTVRYRVDGILHKVLSPPKSYQAGIISRIKIMSNLNIAENRLPQDGRIKLKLTGKDIDIRVSTIPCQYGERVVMRLLNKTDQKYSINTMGFSGELLEKYKKLIYHPHGIILVTGPTGSGKSTTLYSSLSELNTPERNIITCEDPVEYQFDGISQMQMQEKIGLTFATGLRAILRQDPDVVMVGEVRDEETARIAIQASLTGHLVFSTLHTNDAASAVTRLSDMGIESYLITSTVLGFVAQRLVRVNCKSCVKPYTPSDKELDSVGVPRSRLIGGQLKRGEGCPACMGTGYKGRMGIYELMVMNNDIKAVILKGGDATAINDIALETGMIPLRDYGIQKVIEGFTTLDEILRVC, via the coding sequence ATGAGAAAAAGCCTTGGTGAAATCTTACTTAACAATGGAAGCATTACTGAAAAAGAGTTAAATGAATCCTTAAAGACTCAGCAAAAAAATCAGCTTCCGCTCGGACAGATCATTCAGAAAAAAGGATTTGCGGGGGAAGTCGATATTATGCGCGCGCTTGCTGAGCTTCATAATATTGATTTCATTGAGAAAATTGAATTCTCCGGCTACGAAGAAATATATCATACTATTCCGTATAAGCTAATTCAAAAAAGTAAAATTGTTCCTTTTCACTACGAAAATAAAACTGTAACTATCGCAGTCTGTAATCCTTCTGATCTTCATCCAATGGATGAAATTAAATTCTTTCTCAAAGGTCATAGTGTTAAATTTGTATTAGCCCCTGAGCCAGAGATACTTCGTATTATCCACGCTCATTTTGATAAGACTGCCTCCGATGCGAAAGATATGATGGAGGAAATGGTTGATGGAGAGCTCAGTGAATTTAGCGATCTTGATTCTGATGCACTTGATTTAACAAACGAAGCTCCTATCATCAAGATGGTTAACGTTATTTTGTCGCAAGCAGTGACAGAAAGAGCGTCTGATATTCACATTGAATCTTACGAAAAAACTGTAACAGTTCGTTATCGTGTGGATGGTATTTTACACAAAGTATTGTCTCCGCCTAAGTCTTATCAGGCTGGGATTATTTCTCGTATCAAGATCATGTCTAACTTAAACATCGCAGAGAATCGTCTTCCGCAAGATGGTCGCATTAAGCTGAAGCTCACAGGTAAAGACATTGATATTCGTGTATCCACAATTCCCTGTCAATACGGGGAAAGAGTTGTTATGCGACTTTTAAATAAAACAGACCAGAAGTATTCGATTAATACGATGGGATTTTCCGGTGAGCTTTTAGAAAAATATAAAAAGCTAATCTATCATCCGCATGGAATTATTCTTGTTACAGGACCTACTGGTTCTGGAAAATCGACTACGCTTTATTCTTCTCTTTCTGAATTGAATACTCCTGAGCGAAATATCATTACCTGCGAAGACCCTGTCGAGTATCAGTTCGATGGGATTTCGCAAATGCAAATGCAAGAAAAGATTGGACTTACATTTGCTACGGGGCTAAGAGCCATACTCCGTCAGGATCCGGACGTTGTGATGGTGGGAGAGGTGCGTGATGAGGAGACTGCTCGTATTGCGATACAAGCTTCTCTTACAGGACACTTAGTGTTTTCAACTCTTCATACAAACGATGCGGCTAGTGCTGTAACTAGACTTTCTGATATGGGAATTGAATCTTATTTGATTACATCTACCGTGCTCGGTTTCGTGGCTCAGCGGCTAGTGCGTGTTAACTGCAAGTCCTGTGTGAAACCCTATACTCCATCTGATAAAGAGCTTGATTCCGTTGGAGTGCCTCGCTCTCGACTTATCGGTGGGCAGTTGAAACGGGGAGAAGGCTGTCCTGCTTGCATGGGAACAGGTTATAAAGGTCGTATGGGTATTTATGAATTGATGGTTATGAACAATGATATCAAGGCTGTGATTTTAAAAGGTGGGGATGCTACGGCTATTAATGATATTGCGCTAGAGACGGGAATGATTCCACTTCGCGATTATGGAATACAAAAAGTAATTGAAGGTTTTACTACTCTAGATGAAATTCTAAGAGTATGTTAG
- a CDS encoding type II secretion system protein GspD yields the protein MTKKITLFLSLFLLIHSQLFSQAAPTPTPDPAKESDEDKKHNDSAGRLSKEKDGNVMFTADWRNAELKDFLKGMSAIVKKNILVDDSVKGRKITIISQKKVNVKDAYSFMKSVLESQGFGLVEENDIIKVVRTKDALAKSGIVRIGREPISEEELKSNKIITQVVPIYQANAGELEPLLKRVTSPDTDIIVYRLTNTLVLSGSSSDISKLLKLIERLDQRNDGPGAIASAGDIHIYTLEYNEAEKLAAVLTKLDNPVVEMKVVDPTKPATTTKGEKIKAVAHKDSNSVIVTATKEEWNEIQRIVKILDLPRKQILLEVLIVELTSNDLNDFGIDWRFRQTAFGQFNSGLGAQSGILSKDGKLNPNANTLTGFSLGFLKPGSPQIIGILNANATNENFNVLSAPQILTVDNQEAEINVGQDVPVRTQSRNAGGGGSQAVTVDNFEYRPTGIKLKFTPHINKNDKITLELYQEVKNIAGLPEQGGNPIFNKRDIKTTITVDNTQTIVIGGLISNDKQKRLTKIPVLGDIPILGNFFRRVTSKINRTNLMVFLTPHILDNRAKADRMTIEKRMEQEKNEEEREKKLR from the coding sequence ATGACAAAAAAAATAACCCTATTCCTATCCCTGTTTCTATTAATACACTCTCAGCTATTTTCACAAGCTGCACCAACTCCTACGCCTGACCCTGCAAAAGAAAGTGACGAAGATAAAAAGCACAACGACAGTGCAGGCAGACTCAGCAAAGAGAAAGACGGCAACGTCATGTTTACCGCTGATTGGCGAAATGCAGAGTTAAAAGACTTCTTAAAAGGAATGAGCGCTATTGTTAAGAAAAATATTCTTGTAGATGATTCTGTGAAAGGTCGCAAAATTACGATTATCTCCCAAAAGAAAGTGAATGTAAAAGATGCTTATTCTTTTATGAAATCTGTTTTGGAGTCGCAAGGCTTTGGACTTGTAGAAGAAAATGATATTATCAAAGTAGTTAGAACCAAAGACGCGCTTGCAAAATCAGGAATTGTCCGAATTGGTCGTGAGCCTATTAGTGAAGAGGAACTTAAATCAAATAAAATCATCACGCAAGTCGTTCCCATATATCAGGCAAATGCAGGAGAACTCGAACCACTTCTAAAAAGAGTAACTTCTCCCGATACAGACATTATCGTCTATCGTTTAACGAATACTCTTGTGTTATCCGGTTCATCTAGTGACATTAGTAAACTTCTAAAGTTGATTGAAAGACTAGATCAAAGAAATGATGGTCCCGGTGCAATTGCATCGGCAGGGGATATTCATATTTATACGCTCGAATACAACGAAGCAGAAAAGTTAGCCGCTGTCCTTACGAAACTAGACAATCCAGTTGTGGAAATGAAAGTAGTAGATCCCACGAAGCCTGCTACTACTACAAAGGGTGAAAAAATAAAAGCGGTAGCTCATAAAGATTCTAACTCAGTGATTGTCACTGCCACAAAAGAAGAATGGAATGAGATTCAACGCATTGTAAAAATTCTAGACTTACCAAGAAAACAAATTTTACTCGAAGTCCTTATTGTGGAACTAACGTCTAATGATCTAAATGACTTCGGTATCGATTGGAGATTTAGACAAACTGCATTTGGACAGTTTAACTCAGGGTTAGGCGCACAGAGTGGTATTCTAAGTAAAGATGGAAAACTAAATCCGAATGCAAATACACTGACTGGTTTCTCTCTTGGATTTTTAAAACCGGGTAGCCCACAGATCATTGGTATCTTAAATGCAAATGCAACCAATGAAAATTTCAACGTGTTATCCGCTCCGCAAATTCTTACCGTCGATAACCAGGAAGCAGAAATCAACGTAGGACAAGACGTTCCTGTAAGAACACAAAGTAGAAATGCAGGGGGCGGCGGCTCACAAGCAGTAACCGTTGATAACTTCGAGTATCGTCCTACAGGGATTAAATTAAAGTTTACCCCTCATATTAATAAGAATGATAAGATTACTCTCGAACTTTACCAAGAAGTAAAAAATATTGCCGGTCTTCCCGAGCAAGGGGGAAACCCGATTTTTAATAAGCGAGATATTAAGACTACGATTACTGTGGATAATACGCAGACCATCGTGATCGGAGGTTTGATTTCGAATGACAAGCAAAAACGTTTAACTAAGATTCCAGTTTTAGGTGATATTCCAATTCTAGGAAACTTTTTTAGACGTGTAACTTCTAAAATCAATAGAACAAACTTGATGGTTTTTTTAACTCCTCATATTTTAGACAATAGAGCGAAAGCAGATCGTATGACGATTGAGAAGCGTATGGAACAAGAGAAGAACGAAGAGGAAAGAGAAAAGAAACTGCGATGA
- a CDS encoding response regulator transcription factor — MRILIVEDETVAARGLEKLLREIYGKEITSLKLESSLIGSECFLEEHSVDLVFLDLNLDGREGFDLLRNIISQSFHTIIVSGMTEKALQAFEFGVLDFVPKPIKKERLEKALQKWKNAAANSRYTKFLSVRKEDKTEIISLKDISYIQGQDNNTIIHRKNLATDTHRKTLDSLSKILPSHFFRIHKSYLVNLREAKFLKSNGGGKYTLELKNGNALPVSRKVYSELKKRMG, encoded by the coding sequence ATGAGAATCTTAATTGTTGAGGATGAGACGGTAGCCGCAAGAGGCTTAGAGAAATTACTCCGAGAAATTTATGGAAAAGAAATTACCTCTTTAAAATTAGAGAGTAGTCTAATTGGATCTGAGTGCTTTTTAGAAGAGCACTCGGTTGATCTTGTTTTTCTAGATCTAAATTTAGATGGAAGAGAAGGATTTGACTTACTTCGAAATATTATTTCGCAGTCCTTTCATACAATTATAGTTTCCGGCATGACAGAAAAAGCATTACAGGCATTTGAGTTTGGTGTTTTAGATTTTGTTCCTAAACCGATAAAGAAAGAACGCCTCGAAAAAGCATTGCAAAAATGGAAGAATGCAGCGGCTAACTCCCGTTATACAAAGTTTCTCAGTGTAAGAAAAGAAGATAAAACTGAAATTATATCTTTAAAAGATATATCTTACATTCAAGGTCAGGATAATAATACGATAATACATCGAAAAAATCTAGCAACGGATACTCATCGTAAAACGTTAGATTCTCTATCTAAAATACTACCCTCTCATTTTTTTAGAATTCACAAATCCTACTTGGTAAATTTGCGCGAAGCAAAGTTTCTAAAATCAAACGGAGGCGGTAAGTATACTTTAGAATTAAAAAACGGCAATGCCCTTCCTGTTTCTCGAAAGGTTTATTCTGAATTAAAAAAGAGAATGGGGTGA
- a CDS encoding general secretion pathway protein GspC, whose protein sequence is MVRTTLVVFFTEASSTGSSLLKAGNGNMPLDTNSTDGRKDSVTQVALDQIDSLVEGNLIRGSNAKEVILNTPPKKAMDTSPEIASMLVAGTVSGNQSFARAVIKAKDKEEAEEYRVGQKLGDWKILRIDWHSITLGAANSSFTVEIGETIEDAMKKRLPQDDSIPNEFSNERTAISHKPTTLSRTDVDRMLKNPEIIYKARFGPNINNGKIDGMKIYQVTAEHIFYQLGARSGDIIKRVNGMPLGETEKMLEIWSAIKVAQKIQVDLDRKGDIHTYTFLVRN, encoded by the coding sequence ATGGTTCGCACTACATTAGTTGTTTTTTTTACAGAGGCAAGTTCTACTGGTTCGTCATTGCTTAAAGCGGGTAATGGGAATATGCCTTTAGATACGAATTCTACTGATGGTAGAAAAGACTCCGTGACTCAGGTTGCTCTTGACCAAATAGATTCTTTGGTAGAAGGAAACCTGATTCGTGGCTCTAACGCTAAAGAAGTTATCTTGAATACGCCTCCGAAAAAAGCAATGGATACAAGTCCTGAAATTGCATCTATGTTAGTTGCAGGAACTGTGAGCGGCAATCAATCATTTGCCCGTGCTGTTATCAAAGCCAAAGACAAAGAAGAAGCAGAAGAATATAGAGTAGGGCAGAAATTGGGAGACTGGAAGATTTTACGTATTGACTGGCATTCTATTACTCTCGGTGCGGCTAATTCTTCTTTTACCGTAGAAATTGGAGAAACGATAGAGGATGCGATGAAGAAGAGACTTCCTCAAGATGATTCAATCCCTAACGAATTTTCTAACGAGAGAACGGCTATTTCGCATAAGCCCACAACTCTTTCGAGAACTGATGTGGATAGAATGCTAAAAAATCCAGAGATCATTTATAAAGCTAGGTTTGGTCCCAATATTAATAACGGAAAGATTGATGGGATGAAAATTTATCAAGTGACTGCGGAGCATATATTTTACCAACTCGGTGCTCGAAGTGGTGACATTATCAAACGAGTCAACGGAATGCCTCTCGGCGAGACAGAAAAGATGCTAGAGATATGGAGTGCAATCAAAGTAGCACAAAAAATCCAAGTCGACCTCGACAGAAAAGGTGACATTCATACTTATACGTTTCTAGTTCGAAATTGA
- a CDS encoding general secretion pathway protein GspC: MNSILMRLQKNSFYILIPVVLFCAFSVAYLIRSVLVAFLNPAQKMTVQMTRSVGMQTQSEIPKAVNIYEDMVEGNLIRGRKVVDLPTDPNAAAGAAPVLSEEVPGGDETILTGALSGHPSFARATFKEKDKEEADEFKLGEKIVGYKLKSIADHYAVIAKNGLNLKVEIGQSIKEAKAVYDEMMKANSSGAIAEKDLVSAEKKMLPISRTDFEKYMKNPADLYKDARFGPNLVNGKIDGYKVYQVATSHIFYQLGARSGDIVKRVNGMPLNDTEKMLEIWAAIKNSPKVTVDLERKEKIITYEFLIRN, translated from the coding sequence ATGAATTCCATTCTCATGCGGCTTCAAAAAAACAGTTTTTACATTTTAATTCCTGTAGTTCTGTTTTGCGCTTTTTCAGTTGCTTATTTGATTCGATCTGTTCTAGTCGCATTTTTAAACCCTGCTCAGAAAATGACTGTTCAAATGACAAGGTCTGTTGGTATGCAAACACAGTCAGAAATTCCTAAAGCAGTTAATATCTACGAAGATATGGTAGAGGGAAATTTGATTCGGGGCAGAAAGGTAGTCGATCTTCCTACTGATCCAAATGCTGCTGCAGGAGCCGCTCCTGTTCTTTCAGAAGAAGTTCCCGGTGGGGATGAAACTATTTTAACTGGTGCCCTCAGCGGACATCCTTCTTTTGCTAGGGCTACTTTTAAAGAAAAAGACAAAGAAGAAGCCGATGAATTTAAACTAGGTGAAAAAATCGTCGGCTATAAGCTTAAGTCAATCGCGGACCATTATGCTGTGATTGCTAAGAATGGACTCAATCTAAAAGTAGAAATTGGTCAGTCGATTAAAGAAGCGAAAGCGGTTTACGACGAAATGATGAAAGCGAATTCAAGCGGAGCAATCGCCGAGAAGGATTTAGTTTCCGCAGAAAAAAAGATGTTACCGATTTCTCGCACAGATTTTGAAAAATATATGAAGAATCCTGCCGACTTATATAAGGATGCGAGGTTCGGTCCAAATTTAGTCAATGGAAAGATTGATGGTTACAAGGTTTACCAGGTTGCTACGAGTCATATTTTTTATCAACTGGGAGCGCGCAGTGGCGACATTGTAAAGAGAGTCAACGGAATGCCTTTAAATGACACTGAGAAAATGTTAGAAATTTGGGCTGCTATTAAGAACTCTCCAAAAGTTACTGTTGACTTAGAGCGAAAAGAAAAGATTATCACCTATGAATTCCTTATTAGAAATTAA